One segment of Erigeron canadensis isolate Cc75 chromosome 2, C_canadensis_v1, whole genome shotgun sequence DNA contains the following:
- the LOC122586770 gene encoding uncharacterized protein LOC122586770 → MEKFLKRKLPSSRDDVIGSESSTRNTTHNISRPASTSTPTMPVLVDLDNLPWDPADRKRILEYHPNQRDEIRRKYWLRGPCQPRGHKFPKRVIGNQERAFSPNWFNKYGNWLEYSIKLDKVFCLCCYLCRDFIVNQSGSDAYVTQGFNSWNKTERLKSHVGDINSFHNRALKNCEDLMKPNQSIGVALHKQDDIVKNANRIRLNATIDACRYCLKCALAFRRHDVKKTSLFKGNFLELMDLILSQNEELRKLPKAAGNNQYLAPSIQKDIATCFKVEVLQDMAPRHFGSGFNGEFYKKKTSRV, encoded by the coding sequence ATGGAAAAATTCTTGAAAAGAAAGTTACCATCTTCAAGAGATGATGTTATTGGTAGCGAATCATCAACTAGAAATACGACTCATAATATTTCTCGACCAGCCTCTACCTCTACTCCTACAATGCCTGTATTAGTTGATTTAGATAATCTTCCATGGGATCCCGCCGATAGGAAAAGGATTCTTGAATATCACCCTAATCAAAGAGATGAGATAAGACGAAAGTATTGGCTTAGGGGACCTTGTCAACCACGTGGTCATAAGTTCCCAAAAAGGGTAATAGGGAATCAAGAAAGGGCTTTTAGCCCGAATTGGTTTAACAAGTATGGGAATTGGTTAGAATATAGTATCAAATTGGATAAAGTCTTTTGCTTGTGTTGTTATTTATGTAGAGATTTTATTGTCAATCAAAGTGGTAGTGATGCTTATGTGACACAAGGCTTTAATAGTTGGAATAAGACGGAGAGACTTAAGAGTCATGTTGGTGATATTAATAGTTTTCATAATAGAGCACTTAAAAATTGTGAAGATCTAATGAAACCAAATCAATCTATTGGTGTTGCCCTTCATAAGCAAGATGATATTGTTAAGAATGCGAATCGAATTAGATTAAATGCTACAATTGATGCTTGTAGATATTGCTTAAAATGTGCATTAGCATTCCGTCGACATGATGTGAAGAAAACGTCTCTTTTTAAAGGTAACTTCTTGGAGTTAATGGACTTAATTTTAAGTCAAAACGAAGAGCTTCGTAAGTTGCCAAAAGCAGCGGGGAATAATCAATATTTGGCTCCAAGTATTCAAAAAGATATTGCTACTTGCTTTAAAGTGGAAGTACTTCAAGATATGGCTCCAAGACATTTTGGAAGCGGTTTCAATGGTGAATTCTACAAAAAGAAAACTTCAAGAGTATAG
- the LOC122586772 gene encoding uncharacterized protein LOC122586772 translates to MDEICANKRCQRDNITNRHYYEFESFNTILDLIIIEFGDRFSEASTKLLDNMAALNPCASFSNFDVSKLVKLSEMYPYDFDDNERKTLLHELELYHDNVQHDVRFVNLNSITALAMLMVETRKHLSYPLVYRLVKLALVLPVATATVERCFSSMKLVKTDLRNRIGDMFFNSCLICSIEREALANVTNEQIIKRFLNMGTRKGQL, encoded by the coding sequence ATGGATGAAATTTGTGCTAATAAAAGATGCCAAAGGGACAACATTACCAATCGACATTATTATGAGTTTGAATCTTTCAATACCATATTGGATTTGATCATCATTGAATTTGGCGATCGTTTTAGTGAGGCTAGCACCAAATTACTTGACAATATGGCCGCTTTGAATCCATGTGCTTCATTCTCTAACTTTGATGTATCAAAGTTAGTGAAGTTAAGTGAAATGTATCCTTATGATTTTGATGACAATGAAAGAAAGACTCTTTTGCATGAACTTGAGTTGTACCATGATAATGTGCAACATGATGTAAGATTTGTTAACTTGAATAGTATCACCGCTCTTGCAATGTTAATGGTGGAAACAAGGAAGCATCTTTCATACCCTTTGGTATATCGTCTAGTAAAGCTAGCATTGGTTTTGCCCGTTGCAACCGCCACAGTCGAGAGATGTTTTTCGTCAATGAAGCTTGTAAAGACGGATTTGCGAAATCGAATTGGTGATATGTTCTTTAACTCATGTTTGATTTGTTCGATAGAAAGAGAAGCACTTGCCAATGTCACGAATGAACAAATCATAAAGCGCTTTCTAAATATGGGTACTCGCAAAGGACAATTGTAA
- the LOC122587184 gene encoding lysine--tRNA ligase-like isoform X2 produces the protein MNKIRKGEKENPNTRGYSASDWPQMEDSIRNNNSGDVLPTEKIRKGKSMANSKKRVRKGELLANPKKKVRKGINDISSSSSTISVGTAKPWMISIDIELLKEMMRISQEKDVLELQSRIKKPVVPITFEIPILEDDQDLDRFQYHRNRLKTIATRAKRRNLYGTKLCINRTMPISDFIAKYKSLEADTCRKTCQTYLAGRLTSKVYSSDVITYDLVGFGGEIQVKAFPRFAFGVKDNFLELHFDLRVGDYVGVVGFPATSSSGELSIISESIIRLSYCLHKMPPLLPNLKEFDASTPGSGGYPDAYILKDQETCFCRSSQDLTSSEVKVIYDTREKVVSCIRYFLDNLGFLKVDSPILTMVPGGADAHPFGTPYNYLNMKMFMEIAPELYLKQFVVGGKERVYEVGKQFRTDGIDPIRCPEFMCQFYMVLADYEYLMQLTEKMLSCMVKELTGSYKVAYHANGYDNKPIEIDFTPPFRRISMIRELEKMANLNIPKDLASDEARQYLAAACTKFDIKCSPPQSTAILLEKLTRHFLEDTCVNPTFIMEHPDIMSPRAKSLLGKSGLTERFQLFINKFELINSYTEENDPMVHRKRFANQGKDQQSGDGESLLCMALDYGLPPIGGWVLGIDRLTMLLTDSQNIKIGSYTFPTMKPPLHHEHPIKDIVPCEIN, from the exons AtgaataaaataagaaaagggGAGAAAGAAAACCCTAACACGCGCGGTTACTCAGCGAGCGATTGGCCACAAATGGAGGATTCTATCAGAAACAACAACTCGGGAGATGTTTTACCAACAGAAAA GATCCGTAAAGGGAAATCAATGGCGAATTCAAAAAAAAG GGTTCGTAAAGGGGAATTACTGGCAAATCctaaaaaaaa GGTTCGCAAAGGGATCAACgatatttcttcttcttcatctaccATCAG TGTCGGTACGGCGAAGCCATGGATGATAAGCATAGACATTGA GTTACTTAAGGAAATGATGAGGATTAGCCAAGAAAAGGATGTATTAGAATTGCAATCTCGTATTAAGAAGCCG GTTGTTCCTATAACATTTGAAATTCCTATCTTAGAAGATGATCAAGACTTGGATCGATTC cAATATCATCGGAATCGGCTGAAAACAATTGCTACTCGTGCAAAACGACGCAACCTATATGGTACTAAATTGTGTATCAATCGTACAATGCCCATTTCTGATTTTATAGCCAAGTATAAAAGCTTAGAAGCTGACACGTGTCGGAAAACATGTCAAACTTACTTGGCTG GGAGACTTACCAGCAAGGTATATTCATCAGACGTGATAACTTATGACTTGGTTGGTTTCGGTGGAGAGATTCAAGTCAAGGCTTTTCCGAG GTTTGCTTTTGGCGTAAAAGATAACTTTCTTGAACTTCATTTTGATTTAAGAGTTGGAGACTATGTTGGTGTTGTTGGTTTTCCTG CAACAAGTAGCTCTGGAGAGCTGAGTATTATATCAGAATCAATCATACGTTTATCTTATTGTCTACATAAGATGCCACCCTTGCTGCCCAATTTGAAG GAGTTTGATGCGTCGACTCCTGGAAGCGGTGGATATCCTGATGCTTATATCTTAAAAGATCAG GAAACATGCTTTTGTCGATCTTCTCAGGATCTGACATCCTCGGAGGTCAAAGTTATATACGATACACGGGAAAAAGTTGTATCTTGTATTAGATATTTCCTTGACAATCTTGGTTTTCTGAAG GTTGATTCTCCCATATTGACCATGGTTCCTGGTGGAGCTGATGCACATCCTTTTGGGACTCCTTACAATTACCTAAACatgaaaatgtttatggaaATTGCTCCTGAACTTTATCTAAAGCAGTTTGTTGTTGGTGGAAAAGAACGTGTATATGAGGTTGGGAAACAGTTTAGAACTGATGGGATTGATCCGATACGTTGTCCTGAATTCATGTGTCAGTTCTATATGGTTCTTGCAGACTACGAGTACTTGATGCAGCTGACTGAGAAAATGTTAAGCT GCATGGTGAAGGAGCTGACAGGTAGTTACAAAGTTGCATATCATGCCAATGGGTATGATAATAAACCGATTGAAATTGACTTCACTCCTCCTTTCAG ACGGATTTCTATGATTAGAGAGTTGGAGAAGATGGCGAATCTTAATATACCCAAAGATCTTGCGAGTGACGAAGCAAGACAATATCTTGCTGCTGCATGCACCAAGTTTGATATCAAATGTTCCCCACCTCAATCAACAGCAATACTCTTGGAAAAA CTTACAAGACACTTTCTGGAGGACACTTGTGTTAATCCTACTTTCATAATGGAGCACCCTGATATAATGAGTCCACGGGCAAAATCACTTCTAGGCAAATCAGGATTGACTGAACGTTTCCAATTGTTTATCAACAAGTTCGAG CTCATAAATTCATACACAGAAGAAAATGACCCTATGGTACACCGCAAACGATTTGCAAATCAAGGAAAG GATCAACAATCAGGAGATGGGGAATCATTGTTATGTATGGCTCTTGATTACGGTTTGCCACCAATTGGTGGATGGGTTTTGGGTATTGATAGGCTTACAATGTTGCTCACTGATTCACAAAACATCAAG ATAGGAAGTTATACTTTCCCTACCATGAAACCACCACTACACCATGAACATCCCATCAAAG ATATTGTGCCAtgtgaaattaattaa
- the LOC122587184 gene encoding lysine--tRNA ligase-like isoform X1, with protein MNKIRKGEKENPNTRGYSASDWPQMEDSIRNNNSGDVLPTEKIRKGKSMANSKKRVRKGELLANPKKKVRKGINDISSSSSTISVGTAKPWMISIDIELLKEMMRISQEKDVLELQSRIKKPVVPITFEIPILEDDQDLDRFQYHRNRLKTIATRAKRRNLYGTKLCINRTMPISDFIAKYKSLEADTCRKTCQTYLAGRLTSKVYSSDVITYDLVGFGGEIQVKAFPRFAFGVKDNFLELHFDLRVGDYVGVVGFPATSSSGELSIISESIIRLSYCLHKMPPLLPNLKEFDASTPGSGGYPDAYILKDQETCFCRSSQDLTSSEVKVIYDTREKVVSCIRYFLDNLGFLKVDSPILTMVPGGADAHPFGTPYNYLNMKMFMEIAPELYLKQFVVGGKERVYEVGKQFRTDGIDPIRCPEFMCQFYMVLADYEYLMQLTEKMLSCMVKELTGSYKVAYHANGYDNKPIEIDFTPPFRRISMIRELEKMANLNIPKDLASDEARQYLAAACTKFDIKCSPPQSTAILLEKLTRHFLEDTCVNPTFIMEHPDIMSPRAKSLLGKSGLTERFQLFINKFELINSYTEENDPMVHRKRFANQGKDQQSGDGESLLCMALDYGLPPIGGWVLGIDRLTMLLTDSQNIKIGSYTFPTMKPPLHHEHPIKEDIVPCEIN; from the exons AtgaataaaataagaaaagggGAGAAAGAAAACCCTAACACGCGCGGTTACTCAGCGAGCGATTGGCCACAAATGGAGGATTCTATCAGAAACAACAACTCGGGAGATGTTTTACCAACAGAAAA GATCCGTAAAGGGAAATCAATGGCGAATTCAAAAAAAAG GGTTCGTAAAGGGGAATTACTGGCAAATCctaaaaaaaa GGTTCGCAAAGGGATCAACgatatttcttcttcttcatctaccATCAG TGTCGGTACGGCGAAGCCATGGATGATAAGCATAGACATTGA GTTACTTAAGGAAATGATGAGGATTAGCCAAGAAAAGGATGTATTAGAATTGCAATCTCGTATTAAGAAGCCG GTTGTTCCTATAACATTTGAAATTCCTATCTTAGAAGATGATCAAGACTTGGATCGATTC cAATATCATCGGAATCGGCTGAAAACAATTGCTACTCGTGCAAAACGACGCAACCTATATGGTACTAAATTGTGTATCAATCGTACAATGCCCATTTCTGATTTTATAGCCAAGTATAAAAGCTTAGAAGCTGACACGTGTCGGAAAACATGTCAAACTTACTTGGCTG GGAGACTTACCAGCAAGGTATATTCATCAGACGTGATAACTTATGACTTGGTTGGTTTCGGTGGAGAGATTCAAGTCAAGGCTTTTCCGAG GTTTGCTTTTGGCGTAAAAGATAACTTTCTTGAACTTCATTTTGATTTAAGAGTTGGAGACTATGTTGGTGTTGTTGGTTTTCCTG CAACAAGTAGCTCTGGAGAGCTGAGTATTATATCAGAATCAATCATACGTTTATCTTATTGTCTACATAAGATGCCACCCTTGCTGCCCAATTTGAAG GAGTTTGATGCGTCGACTCCTGGAAGCGGTGGATATCCTGATGCTTATATCTTAAAAGATCAG GAAACATGCTTTTGTCGATCTTCTCAGGATCTGACATCCTCGGAGGTCAAAGTTATATACGATACACGGGAAAAAGTTGTATCTTGTATTAGATATTTCCTTGACAATCTTGGTTTTCTGAAG GTTGATTCTCCCATATTGACCATGGTTCCTGGTGGAGCTGATGCACATCCTTTTGGGACTCCTTACAATTACCTAAACatgaaaatgtttatggaaATTGCTCCTGAACTTTATCTAAAGCAGTTTGTTGTTGGTGGAAAAGAACGTGTATATGAGGTTGGGAAACAGTTTAGAACTGATGGGATTGATCCGATACGTTGTCCTGAATTCATGTGTCAGTTCTATATGGTTCTTGCAGACTACGAGTACTTGATGCAGCTGACTGAGAAAATGTTAAGCT GCATGGTGAAGGAGCTGACAGGTAGTTACAAAGTTGCATATCATGCCAATGGGTATGATAATAAACCGATTGAAATTGACTTCACTCCTCCTTTCAG ACGGATTTCTATGATTAGAGAGTTGGAGAAGATGGCGAATCTTAATATACCCAAAGATCTTGCGAGTGACGAAGCAAGACAATATCTTGCTGCTGCATGCACCAAGTTTGATATCAAATGTTCCCCACCTCAATCAACAGCAATACTCTTGGAAAAA CTTACAAGACACTTTCTGGAGGACACTTGTGTTAATCCTACTTTCATAATGGAGCACCCTGATATAATGAGTCCACGGGCAAAATCACTTCTAGGCAAATCAGGATTGACTGAACGTTTCCAATTGTTTATCAACAAGTTCGAG CTCATAAATTCATACACAGAAGAAAATGACCCTATGGTACACCGCAAACGATTTGCAAATCAAGGAAAG GATCAACAATCAGGAGATGGGGAATCATTGTTATGTATGGCTCTTGATTACGGTTTGCCACCAATTGGTGGATGGGTTTTGGGTATTGATAGGCTTACAATGTTGCTCACTGATTCACAAAACATCAAG ATAGGAAGTTATACTTTCCCTACCATGAAACCACCACTACACCATGAACATCCCATCAAAG AAGATATTGTGCCAtgtgaaattaattaa